The following are encoded together in the Gopherus evgoodei ecotype Sinaloan lineage chromosome 17, rGopEvg1_v1.p, whole genome shotgun sequence genome:
- the ALDOC gene encoding fructose-bisphosphate aldolase C produces the protein MTHQYPALSAEQKKELSDIALRIVAPGKGILAADESVGSMAKRLNQIGVENTEENRRLYRQILFSADNRVKKCIGGVIFFHETMYQQGDDGTPFVRMIKDKGIVVGIKVDKGVVPLAGTDGETTTQGLDGLSERCAQYKKDGADFAKWRCVLKISENTPSALAIMENANVLARYASICQQNGIVPIVEPEILPDGDHDLKRCQYVTEKVLAAVYKALSDHHVYLEGTLLKPNMVTPGHACPTKYSAEEIAMATVTALRRTVPPAVPGVTFLSGGQSEEEASINLNAINNCPLARPWALTFSYGRALQASALNAWRGQRENESSATEAFMKRAEVNSLAALGKYEGSGDDSGAAGQSLYVANHAY, from the exons ATGACGCACCAGTATCCCGCGCTCTCAGCTGAGCAGAAGAAGGAGCTGTCTGACATCGCGCTGCGAATCGTGGCCCCAGGCAAGGGGATCCTGGCAGCGGATGAGTCCGTAG GAAGCATGGCCAAGCGCCTGAACCAGATTGGGGTGGAGAACACGGAGGAGAACCGCCGGCTCTACCGCCAGATCTTGTTCAGTGCCGACAACCGGGTGAAGAAGTGCATCGGCGGTGTCATCTTCTTCCACGAGACCATGTACCAGCAGGGGGACGATGGCACCCCCTTCGTCAGGATGATCAAAGACAAGGGCATCGTGGTGGGCATCAAG GTGGACAAGGGCGTTGTGCCTCTGGCTGGGACCGATGGAGAAACTACGACTCAAG GTCTGGATGGGCTGTCCGAGCGCTGTGCCCAGTACAAGAAGGACGGTGCGGACTTTGCCAAGTGGCGCTGCGTGCTGAAGATCAGCGAGAACACCCCCTCAGCCCTCGCCATCATGGAGAACGCCAATGTCCTGGCCCGCTATGCCAGCATCTGCCAGCAG AACGGCATCGTGCCTATTGTGGAACCAGAGATCCTGCCTGATGGAGACCATGACCTGAAGCGCTGCCAGTATGTGACTGAGAAG GTGCTGGCGGCTGTGTACAAGGCCCTGAGTGACCATCACGTCTACCTGGAGGGCACACTACTGAAACCGAACATGGTGACCCCGGGGCACGCCTGCCCAACCAAGTACAGTGCCGAGGAGATCGCCATGGCCACGGTGACAGCGCTGCGCCGCACCGTGCCTCCTGCTGTCCCAG GTGTCACCTTCCTTTCTGGGGGGCAGAGCGAGGAGGAAGCTTCCATTAACCTGAACGCCATCAACAACTGCCCCCTGGCCCGGCCCTGGGCTCTGACCTTCTCCTATGGACGTGCCCTGCAGGCCTCGGCGCTCAACGCCTGGCGTGGGCAGAGGGAGAATGAGAGCTCTGCCACTGAGGCGTTTATGAAGCGTGCTGAG GTGAACAGTCTGGCTGCTCTTGGCAAGTACGAGGGGAGCGGAGATGACTCTGGTGCTGCTGGGCAGTCCCTGTACGTGGCTAACCATGCCTATTGA